Genomic segment of Falco peregrinus isolate bFalPer1 chromosome 5, bFalPer1.pri, whole genome shotgun sequence:
AGATGTATTCATTTTCAGCCCAAAGCAAGTGTGCATCACACCCaagcaggaagggaaggaacAAACAAAGGATACTATCTGGCCAGTAACTCAGTTACTTCTTCCTTTGTCATGACAACATGCTCTGGGACCAACTGTAAACAACAAGGGAGAGAGACTAAGATTAGAAAGCAACTGGCTCTTCACAGCATTGGGAAGAGCAACGCATTTGTAAGAAAGAAACCCAGGACTGTGTCACTTAGCCCGGCCTTCCAACTGAGAGGTCTCGGGAGCTGCCCAAGCCACAGCTCAGCACAAAAGACTGAGCATCCCGCCCTCAGTCCACCGCCTGACACGACACTGCTCACCTCGTGTTCTGTGATGTTGATAAGAAGCTCTTGCTGCAGGAACTGCTCCAGGATGTATTTGGGAGCCATATCCACCAGGGACTGGAAAGGGAGAGGACTGTCAGAGGGCAGCGCCACTCCGggacagccctgcctgtgcccagaTCTGCTCCTCAACAAAACCGTTACTGCAAGCGTGGGATGGCTACGCTTGCGCTCACACAGCTACAGCTATGCAGGCAAAGAGCACACGGAGTTCCTGACTGCTGGCAAATACTCCCTTTTCTCTcaggcacctcctgctcccacctgtTCACTGGAACCAGAAGCACCTGTTCACTGGAACCAGAAGCACCTGTTCCGGCGATACACACCTGGGTGTTAAGCAAGTGCCTGTACAACAGGCTTTAGCAAGTATCGGGAAGGAAAGTTTAGGCTTTTATCTACCTCAAGCAGCactgacagacagacagatggagCACCTGTggcccacagcagccctgtggTGCAGGGGCGGCCTCCCCCACGGCCCCGGGTACCTGCTTCGCCGACGGGGTCATGCCCTGCTGCACCACGATCAGCGCCCTGGTGATGTTCTCCTCCTGCATCCTCTGGCAGTACATCTTGATGGTCTTTATTCCCACCTTGGGCTCCTCTGGGAAAGGAGGCGGCCCCGGCGTCACCCAGGGCCCTCCCAgagccccccacagcccacagcacccccacccccccaggcCACGGCCCGGCGCCGGGCCCCGCTCACCGGGGAAGAAGACGAACATCTGGTCGGTGGGATCGTCGTTGTGCGCCACCAGCACCGTCAGGTCGGTCCGCCGGGGCCGGCCCTCGCTGGGCTTGTCCCCGAACTGCGCCTTGAACTCCTCCAGCGTCTGGTCCAGCTCGTCCTGGGTCACCAGGTAGCCCCGGTCGTGGCAGAGCTGCATGATGGTCTTACGGATCTTCCACAGCCGGTACGTCTCCTCCTCGTCGTCCATggcgcccgcccggcccgcacCGCCCCAggcccccgccggccgcccgcctCGGGCCTGCGCAGGCGGCCACAGGCAgcgccggggcggccgcgggggccTCGGCCGCGGGGGCTCCTGGGAGCTGCAGTACGCTGCCGGCCGACCCCACCGCCCGCTCGGTGCGGGGGACAGCGCCTCCCCCTCCCGCAGCCGCGCCGGATCCCCGCCCGCCTGTGCCCCAGCCCGAACAGGCCACAGCCGCGCACAGGCCAGCAGGGCCGCCGCGGCCGCGAGGGAGCCGGTCTGCAGCGCCcggcggccggccccgccgctcggTCCATCCCTACCCCCCCCCGCTCCCGTGGTTTCGCCCGCCCCCCCGCGACTTCGCCGCGGCCACCCCGCCCACCTCGCTCTTCCATTGGTCAGCTTCCCATCCATCACCCTGCCGGGCACGCCTCCTTGCGCGTTGACTGGCTGCGCACCGGGAAGGGCGGGGCTCCCGGGGCGCCGAttggctgaggggctgggggcggcggggcgccaTGGGATGGGCGCGGGCGCTGCGGCGGGCACTGCGCTGTGGGGCAGCGGTGGTGCAGGGCCCGGCCCGGAGCATGGTGAGCGCGGCCCGGtggggcggcccggcccggggcgggcTCCCGTGGGGCGGCCAgggtgggcggcgggggctgAGGCCTCGCTGGGCCGGGGTGTGCGGGGCGGACGGGGGTGCGGGCTCCCCCGGGGCAACCAAGGCCGCGGGGCCGCCAGTGCGGGGCCGTCGGtgcgggggctgccctggggccgggggcggtgggggccgccccggggccgTCGGGGCTGCGGGGGTCGCTGACGGCGGCTCCCGGCGCCCCGCAGTGTGCCCAGGCGGAGGATTGGCGCTCGGCCAAGGCCATCTATGACTTCCACGCCCGAGACATCGACGGCACCGACGTGTCCTTGGAGAAGTACCGGTAGGGAGGGGGGCTGGGCgccgcggggcccggggggAGGGGAACGGCTCGGCCGGCCACGGTGCGGGTCACCGAGCCGCAATGGGCGCAATTGCGTAACCCGGGAGAGCAGCACCCGACtgacccccctccccaggggctgcgtCTGCATCATCACCAACGTGGCTTCCAAATGAGGCAAAACCGCTGTAAACTACACTCAGCTTGTTGACCTGCACGCCCGATACGCTGAGAGGGGTTTACGCATCCTGGGTTTTCCCTGCAACCAGTTTGGAAAACAGGTACGTGGGGGAGCGGGGTGAGGGGGCCGCTTGGCTGCGGGGCCGCTCAGGGGGCCCCCTCCCTGGCTTTCACCAGGAACCCGGGGACGACGCTCAGATTAAGGCCTTTGCCGAAGGCTACGGTGTGAAGTTTGACATGTACAGCAAGATCGACGTCAATGGGGACGATGCCCACCCGCTCTGGAAATGGATGAAGGAGCAGCCCAAAGGAAGAGGCACCCTGGGCAAGTGAGTGGGGGATGGGGGAGCCACCAAAAGCCCCAGCCCCATGacaggcggggggggggggggtcagctCTGGGCCACTCCAGCTGAGTGGGCGGCTTGGCCGTGGCAAGAggaagggcttttttttttccagccaaaatctcacttctgtttcttttttttgtttgtttgtttttcatctaGTGCAATAAAATGGAACTTCACGAAGGTAGGAtacagctgccttctcccaggCTGCACCTgctggggggtgcagggagTCCCCAAGATGTTGCAGGGAGGAGGGATCCTCATGCACAGGCTCTGCTCTGTGTGGTTATCCTGCATGTTGGGGGCAGAGCATCTTGAGGGGCTCCTGCGCTGCCTGGGTCTCTGTGACTGGAGACCCCTATGGCCCTCTAGCCTGGTTATCTCGAGCCCTGTCCCAGAGAGGCAGTAAccagctgaggtggggagcAGGTCCGCCAGgggctccagctctgcagacaggGTCTACCACAGCCAGACCCCCACCATAaccagctccctgggctgctctgctgctcgcagggctgcagagccccaTGTTACAGCTGGACTTACCTGGGTGTTGTTTCCCTTCCACAGTTCCTCATTAACCGGGAGGGCCAAGTGGTGAAGAGGTACAGTCCGATGGAGGATCCCTATGTAAGTCTGCCGCTAGCATGGCTGGTGTTACAGCTCTGCCTGACCCACAGAAGCGCACCAGCCGCTCTCTGTGGATCCCATTATTAGTTAAATTATTAGTCAGATTGCATCTGTGGAGAAATGCAGcggtgctggggctgagcactgCTCCAGGGCAGGCTCCGCTGCTGTGTCTTGGCTCTCTTCCTCCTTTGGCTGGGGGAGAAAAGTCGCTCCTGTGCTCTATGGCTCCAGGGAAGGGCGGGTGCATGGTTCCAAGCGCTCCTTCTGGGGTAGGATGGAAGGGGCTTCGGGTACGTTCTTGGGGCAGTGACGTTCTCATAGCACAGTGCTCCCTTTGTTCTTGCAGGTGATTGAAAAGGACCTGCCTGCCTACTTGTAGATCTGCTCATGTCGCCGCTGCACTGTCCCTTCGCCCCAGCACCGGCCCTCCTGCTACCTGTGGAGCCTCCTCATCCAGCCCCAATGACGGTCTGTCTTCAAGCCAGCTTGCTGGTGAGGCAGACCTGACAATCTGGCGTGCACCCGCTGGAAGGTGACTTCTCAGGGCcggcggctgctgctgggcagcccttTTCTACAGGCGTAGAGCAGCACCAGGTGTCCCTTTGCAATAAATGTGTTAGAAGTGACTGGTTGGTTCTGTCCAGGTGTGAAATGGAGTGGTGGATGGGGCtgggtttgtttgtgctgctcCCCGTGAGAACCCAGAGCTTTGCAGGGGAGCTAAGACCTTACACAACTTCCTGAGCCCAGCAGGGATAATCCTTATTAGTGCCGAGGGGGGAATTGCACACAAATCCTGGGTCAGCCGGTGCTCCTGATGGAAAGCCAGAGGAGGGGGAAGGTGTGTATCGCCTCTGGGACTGCAGCTGGGCTCCCTCCTCGCCCTCAACTAACAGGCAGGTGCCTTGCTGAGGCAATTGCGTTGGTTTTCTCTAAACACAGACTGTGGGCAAAgtctgggtgctcagcagcacagccctggcctGGATagccctggcagggcagcaaaGGGGATGGTTCCAGCCATGGCGCAAGCCACGGCCAGAAGCAATTGCTGCAAAACACCACCAAGTCGTGTTGGGACACGGCAAGAACCTCATGTAGCTGGAGACATGTCTGACTGCAGCGTGTGGGACCACGGGTGCACCAGGTCATCCCTCCTCCTCGGGAAggctcagctgcagcttgttgGTGCTTGCAAAGGTGCAGCCTTGTCTGGCCGAGGCCACTGTCTCCcgtgggcagggagagctcatGTTTTACACGTGATCTGTGGTGCTGGAGTGCTACCTTGCCTCTTTTCCTCAGGGtctgggggagctgctgggtcTCCCCGTAACGCCCACAGCCTCCAACCACCCCGGGGAGCCCTGTCCTCGATGCTGGGCCAAGGTGGAGTGGGGAAGATCCCCTGGATCCTTGCTGGGGTCCCCCCACAAGTCTAGTCCCCTACCATGTGCCTGCCAACAGGTCGGCTGGACCCCCCCAGGATCGGTGGGCTGGTCTGGGGAAGCCGGCCCACGCGGTCTTGCCCTGagctccaccagcagcacatGCTGCACGGCCACACAAAGCGAGGTACCAATGGCTCCCCCCGCATCCCACCACCCACAGGGACAGAGCggggctggcagtgcctgggTGAGATGTCCTGGCGCCACAGCAGCTTGGATAAACACGCCTGGACAGTGGCTCCTTTATCTGTTTGCCCAGCAGAGCCGGAGGGAGCCGCCGCACTGAAGGCCAGCGCTGGCTCCAGGGAGGATCCTCTGCGTGACCCCTGCCTGGCTCATCCTTGGGAGAAGGGGATGATGGTTGGGGACAGCAGCCCTCAACTGCCACCGAGCTGCTGGTGACACAGGAGGTGAACTCCAGCTGCCAGTAGGACCCTGGTTCTCAGATTCCTGATCCCAGTCCCAGATGGGATCCTGGGGCAGGTCTGGACAGacggacagacagacagagagcTGGGACTTAAAAAATTCTCGTATGTGgcttcctttccatttttactgagcagaatgaaaaattatctttctgAGGCAAGTAGAAAATTCAAGAATTATTAGTCAAAGGCACATAttctaaaaaaatttctttacatatatacatctcaattaattataaatacacatagaaaaacaaaggcaaacaaCAAGCGGATTAAAAAGTGCTAACAAAAAGGtgtaagggaagaaaaaaagggactcatttaaaaatacatacaatcAGTAGGACAAATGCATAATAATTTAGTTAAAAGATATTGTTACATATTATTAACCCTGACAAAAACACAGGATcggggcagggaagggcttctTTGAAGGTGCTCTCTGTCTTTCCAGAGATCAAGGAGGGAGAattgcatatattttaaaattaacgTCAAAGCCACCAGGCAGGGCTCCGGGTGACGGCGGCGAAGTGGCTGGCGGAGCGTGCCTAGCAGGAGAAATCCTCCTGGCTATTCCTGAGTTTAAGCCTCTCTGAAATGGGTTTTTCCTGgcatctttttctctctcctcgCTGACAATTCAGCGAGCACTGAGCAAACGAACCAGGACGCGGGCGAAGCCAGGGCCTCGCCACGAGTGGTGTGGACTGGGACAGCTTTTAAATAGAGGAGGgtctggggaaggggagagccTTGCTCTGTTCCGGACCAGGAAAAAGGCTGTTGCGGCACCCCGAGCAAGCGGCGATCCCTGGGCAAGAAGCAAgcaaagctgcaggaaaagcagaaacctCTCCGGGCAGCAGCACGGGGGTATGCAGGGGCGCCCCATCTTTGGTGTTTACTTTGAGGTAAAGAGGTTTCCTTGCATGCAGTGAAACGCACCCCcgagctgccctggctgcagggctgcccctggccaggtgggctggtgggaggcagatgccagctggggagggtggggggtaAGGACAAGCCCCcgaaaggaaaagcagggacCAGAGCAACCTCAAACACAAGCCCAGACGTGCAGCTCCACGGTCTCCATGTGACAGGGAAGACGGTTCCCGTCTCAGCAGAAGCACAAACGCTGCAGACACCGACCCAAAGCACTTCTCAACAGCAAAGGGGGTGCCTGGCTGGTCCCCAAGCCCTGGCAGGTGGGCATGACGGGGGTCAAGGCGAGGGGACCCCACCAGACACTGTACAGCTCCAGCACCCTCAAGAGTGACCTGCCAGGGCACGGGGGACTCCAGCAAAGGCCTGTCCTcgctgcaccccctgccccaggccctCCCTGGAGACGGCCAGGCCAGCCGGGGAAGGCGTCCCATCGCTCCCCTGAGAACATCCTGGTGCCACTTCTAGAAAATGCCTCGATGACtcaaggcagagaaaaggaacagagcagaggggagggtggcagaggtgctgccaggcctggagcatccctgccagcaggcagctgcctgccagacTCCTTAgattaaaagagagaaaacaaaagtttccCCGGGACGAAGACGCTGCTGGATTTGGGAtggtggcagtggtggctgGAGGCCACCTCTGTcctggagaggaggcagctcGCCCAGCCGCTCCCGGCCAAAGGCTGGTGGGTTGTTTGGGGCAGTGCTTTGCAAAGCGGACCTTTGCTCTTTGGTATCGGAGGTTGGATTTGCAGCATGAGCAGGGACACGGCCCATCCCCAGTGCTCACTGGGGAACTCGTCCCTTCTGGGGCCTGGGAGCAGCTGTCCCCAAGGTCAGTggtgggcagggctgggtcGCCCAGGTCCAGCCACCCAGGGCTGTGTCCGTGGCCCAGCCAAGGACAAGCCCGATGGAGCAGGGCCAGCGAGGCGGCCAGCTGAAAGGACAACATGCAACAGCAACAAGCTGGGCAAAGCACGGCCGGCCACGGCGAGCTGGCAAGGCTAAAGTGCAGGACAGGCTGATGGGACACGCGGCCCTTCTGCTCCGGGGAACCCCCCCCCAGGTCCTCGTGTGGCTGAGTTCTGACAAAGTCCCCAGCTCTGTCACCACACTGACAAACAGGGGGGTGGgtgcagccagctcctgccctctcCCGCAGAGCTTGGGCAGCCCCAGAAGTGTCCTCCCCAggaagggcagagcaggcacagccagttttgctttgctcagcCCCGCACAGAGGGATACACCAGCTCCGtggctcccagctcctctgggaCAGCACCCCCCTTCACCCCTTCCTTCAAAGCCAGCCCTCCAGAGCAGCCTCGAGGTCcgcagcagggccggggcatCCCAAGGGAAAGCTGGCAGCAGCCGATGCGGATACGGTTTGGTCAGCCAGCTCTCGGGGGAACCGGGCTGTCACCCTTCAGTAACAGACCAGGTCACTCTAGAGACCAGCcgtgccccctgcccagctcggggggcagcagctgctggaggttggagggctggggaaggcacGACCCAGCTCGGAAACTCAGTAGTCTGCAGGGGGATGGGCACAGAGGAGGGGGCGTCTCTCCTCAGCCCTACACGGGCACTGACCTTTGAGCAGGACTCCACCACAGCAGAGACCATCGGTCCAGAGCAGCTGAACTTGGCAGCACTCAACTCCCCCCAAGCGCATGTTATATACAAATCTATACGTGCCTGactgtatattatatataaataaacttTGCTTTAAGGAACTAtaggttgttgggttttgttttttttttcttccctcaaaaacagaaaaggatcAGTCCAAACCAGTAGAAAAGCCGGGGCTCCCCAGCTCTCACCTCTGCACCAAAGGATATGGATCCACAGTGGGCAAGCATCACCCGGTGTGCCCAGCTGACTTTCAGAAGTCTGGGAAAGGCCCACTGAACTGGATCACACTCTGGCGCTCCTGGGGGGGCCCATTTAACGTCCTTAGCATGTCCTCCAGGATCTCTCTAAAGTTGATATTCCCATCCTCTTGGGCAAaatcttcctgctgctgctgctgctgttgctgcagcgCCTGCAGGGGTCCTGGGTGAGACAGAGGCAGGTGTTCATGCAGCGAGGAGCTCAGAGGCACGTTTCCCTCCAGGACAGGGGCCGGGCTCTGGAAGGCAGAAGGGTGACTGAAGCCAAAGGGTaatctgtgctgctggtgtggtTGGAGAACGGGCTCCGAGGGGAAGCACAACGCACCGTGCTCTGGGTTCATCGCCACGTCGGGAATGCTGTTGTTGGGAGGGCTGTAGGTCAAGTCCAGGATCTCATCCTGGCACAGGGggtgcctgggc
This window contains:
- the POLR2E gene encoding DNA-directed RNA polymerases I, II, and III subunit RPABC1, translating into MDDEEETYRLWKIRKTIMQLCHDRGYLVTQDELDQTLEEFKAQFGDKPSEGRPRRTDLTVLVAHNDDPTDQMFVFFPEEPKVGIKTIKMYCQRMQEENITRALIVVQQGMTPSAKQSLVDMAPKYILEQFLQQELLINITEHELVPEHVVMTKEEVTELLARYKLRENQLPRIQAGDPVARYFGIKRGQVVKIIRPSETAGRYITYRLVQ
- the GPX4 gene encoding phospholipid hydroperoxide glutathione peroxidase, with the protein product MGWARALRRALRCGAAVVQGPARSMCAQAEDWRSAKAIYDFHARDIDGTDVSLEKYRGCVCIITNVASKUGKTAVNYTQLVDLHARYAERGLRILGFPCNQFGKQEPGDDAQIKAFAEGYGVKFDMYSKIDVNGDDAHPLWKWMKEQPKGRGTLGNAIKWNFTKFLINREGQVVKRYSPMEDPYVIEKDLPAYL